The genomic stretch ttgcaGATAGCGGCTGGAGCGCTAGTAGATTTGGCACAACACAAACCGGAAGCAGTTGTCGACGCTGGTGCTATTCCACATCTAGTTCGCGGATTAGAGAATCAAGATCCCAAATTGAAGGTATCTAAACTTGTATTCTAAATGGAAGGGGGCTAATGTCTTTtcgaaatgaaaatatttgatgGCGATGGGCCAATGGCAAAATTTAGCAAAACCATTACAAGTTATGGCGACTCAAAGTTGTTCTATAAGATgtcttgaataaataaatgtttgagattGATGGTTCAGGGCAAATATGAGCTTTTTTACAGCTAGTTCGTAGTTCCTTGGTCTTTTTAGaatcatatttttcaatacaGCGCAGTACATTATGCGCACTGGGAGCTGTAGCGAGTGCTAGAGCGGAACTAGCAGAGGCGACAGTGGCCGGCGGTGCGCTGCCACCAGCCCTGCTTCACACGGGCCACGACTCCGCCCCCGTGCGGCGAGCGGCCGCGTGCCTGCTGCGCGATATTGTCAAACATTCTGTTGATGTAAGAATTTCTAAATTGTAACATTccattatacagggtgtcccactattggtatactaagcgcgaagggacttgtagttttgcatacactgatcacaaaaaaaaatacttaaacaacaaaattacgtcaacaaatttttgctaaatttttcatgaaaatccatgttttcttctctagctttgtgcagccggcatataccgcttctctaatgtgagtTTTTTCTATGAATAcataaacgatagctcacgtgctggtggctGGTGGCTGCTGGCtggttgggcgggttgcttgttttgggtgtacacatagttttaagaattcatcaattaaaaaaaaatggaattttataagtattttttgcgtactcagcgtatgcaaaactataacctcctttgagcttagtataccaacagtgggacaccctgtatataactATGTGTGTGTAGGTATGtagggtcacgagtggctgagttgatCAGGCATCcaccccggaatggcgcgaaaggatgcgggttcgagtcccgtctcgtgatcgaattttttctattctttataaatttatatttataactatgtaAGTATTCCATAGAGCGATAGAGCtgatttatgtaaaatgattttgATAGAATATTacgatttttatatttaaatacattactaAAGGCTTCGATGAAAACTacgcaattataatattatgcattttttttaaattagcgcgaatatgcaaaaaaaaaagtctttTAACTACCTACATTGTTTTAGAAGttaattctaatttaaaaacatattatatttatatacttttcttttaaatgaaaatcccTTTAGCTAGCTCAATTGGTGGTGAATACTGGTGGCTGTGGTCCCCTGGTGGAGTTGATGTTTGAAACTACAGGCGGAGCACGGATCCCGGCTTGTATGGCGCTGGGGTACATAGCGGGCCAGTCTGACCAGTTGGCTATGGCCGTCATTGAATCAAAGGTTTATTTGCTTAAATTGCTGATTATATTATGGGACATCACTAGATGTACCataaattcacaaaaatatgatatgagttatattaataactagctgcgtttcgcggtttcacccgcgtggctgcGCTCCTGACGGTCTtggcgtaatgatatatagcctatagccttacTCGATGTAAGATTTTCTGtttataaatcttttttattgtttaggcAATAGTGGTAACTGTAGAAATACTACAGAAGACTGATGCAGATGATGCAGAACTTTGTGCCGCAGCCTGGACACTTGGCCACATTGCTAAGCATTCTCCACAACACAGCCTTGCTGTCGCTGTTGCTAATGCTTTTCCAACATTGCTACAGGTTCAGCTTTTTTCAGACtgatgaatatttttcaatatgtaAATGCAAAAgctaattatgtttttaataattatggatAATGGTAGGCAATTATGtttatcttattaattttgtttaatgttaTACACATAGCTATACACAAGTCCAAAATCATCGGGTGAAGTGAAGGCAAGAGCTTCTTGTGCACTAAAACAAGCGCTGCAGTGTTGTTTGCACAGACCTGCTTTAGAACCCTTGCTACATGCTGCACCAGCATGCATACTAAAATATGTGTTGGCACAATATGCTAAGGTAAGAACttgtgtaatatataaaacatattatttttttattatttaattatcacAGGTTGTGGTCCATTATGTAAGATAGATCAATAAACTGGCCCATCATCTAAATTATCATCTTCATCTTCATAATCTTCTCCATTATCAAAATAGTTGTTGGCATAATCCGTTCCATCATCAATTTCATCCTCTTGTTCTTCTTCATCTTCTAATTCCTCATCATTATCATCTTCTTTCTTAATGTTATCCTCATCCACAGTTGTTTCCATAACCTCAGTAGAATCTTCTTGCGTTTCCTTTTTCTCCAGAAGTTGTAATCgtttttctatttctttcGGATCATCCAATTTTCGTTTCCTAGCTGTTGATCGAACACTATTTGCTTGTGGACGAAGTTCCGGCGGCATGTAGGACCAAACACAGTCGAGAACTCGACCTTTTTTAGCGTCAAGCgcaagtaatttatatttatcagaATACCTCTCGATACCATCTGTTTTTGTGTTAGCTTTCACGTAAGCAGGAGATTCGTGTAAATATTCTATGAATTGATCTTTAACAATAAGCATATAATCAGTTGTAGCGTCACAGTTCAGAGGCAGTGGTTTAGTCTCCAGTTTCGGAAATAGTGGTGGAGGTGCTAGGTTTTGTGGGGTGTTGTCGCCTCGCGCTATACCGAGTGCTTGAAGTTGTTCATGGGTCAACGATGTGCCGCTTCCTCGACCTCGACCTCTACCAGCCATTgcgtattaaatatttctaagaattgtgaaaaaatctTAACTAGATCATATATGAAATGCCCAAATTCCAATATGTATAAACATGTCAATgtcaattacaatattttgacaCTGACAGTTTTCGGTTgcgatgttttttttttacaggcAGAATCTCTCTATTTAGGAAATGGATCGACAACGTTAATATGACGTGCACTAAGCGTGCACTGATGGTTTTTTGTCGAATGAAGAATAGGAAATTATCGTAGACAGAGAATCCCTGTCTACGGAAATTATACACTAAGCACGGCTTAAGTACTGAGTATTATAGACTGAATCCATTATTAGTCTATTATTTCCGTTTATATTACCCTAGCTGCTATTAGGTTATAGCAGactaaatatatctattttttcTTAGATTTTACCTAACGATGCGAGAGCTAGAAGATTGTTTGTTACAACTGGAGCATTAAAGAGGATTCAAGAAATTGATACTGTCCCTGGTACTTCTCTTAAAGAATATAT from Colias croceus chromosome 9, ilColCroc2.1 encodes the following:
- the LOC123694455 gene encoding sperm-associated antigen 6-like, translating into MSHSMSSPRNIQLVFETYQKARLVFVQTMAELATRSTNVKCLESAGVLELLRPLLSDSCSTVRQCAVVAAARLAEHEEGVARQLLSGGMVTMTLENLNKYNVYYKRSALYLFRAVAKHNEELASSIVRLGALEHIVSCLEDFDTQVKENAAWALGYIGKHNEHLAGLVVDAGTLPLLVLAFQEPEMSLKQIAAGALVDLAQHKPEAVVDAGAIPHLVRGLENQDPKLKRSTLCALGAVASARAELAEATVAGGALPPALLHTGHDSAPVRRAAACLLRDIVKHSVDLAQLVVNTGGCGPLVELMFETTGGARIPACMALGYIAGQSDQLAMAVIESKAIVVTVEILQKTDADDAELCAAAWTLGHIAKHSPQHSLAVAVANAFPTLLQLYTSPKSSGEVKARASCALKQALQCCLHRPALEPLLHAAPACILKYVLAQYAKILPNDARARRLFVTTGALKRIQEIDTVPGTSLKEYINIINSCFPEEIVRYYTPGYSDSLLDRVEAYTPQIPELFTDRVPSDCQSELTIENAN
- the LOC123694456 gene encoding DNA-directed RNA polymerase III subunit RPC7-like, whose translation is MAGRGRGRGSGTSLTHEQLQALGIARGDNTPQNLAPPPLFPKLETKPLPLNCDATTDYMLIVKDQFIEYLHESPAYVKANTKTDGIERYSDKYKLLALDAKKGRVLDCVWSYMPPELRPQANSVRSTARKRKLDDPKEIEKRLQLLEKKETQEDSTEVMETTVDEDNIKKEDDNDEELEDEEEQEDEIDDGTDYANNYFDNGEDYEDEDDNLDDGPVY